From Roseofilum reptotaenium CS-1145, a single genomic window includes:
- a CDS encoding DUF262 domain-containing protein — translation MSSTPTIESSNLSIKQLFDAFYSVPDFQREYVWQENEVQKLLQDLFEGLGLEEGESNKLEYFLGSIVVYPDYTDDIPTFQLIDGQQRLTTIYLIFCVLRDCIQEFGSSSKSIESYLQGTTQNMDTGEDVDRPRLCLQYDTHGKKVLDEYLLHSRVPEKELLKSSASANNIFKAWKLINNFFSEHLEKELTIYRKASTAIANKTKLIRIETPDLKNALKVFETINDRGVGLTPVDLLKNYLFIHTSREIDRNRHWQTLTNKWEEFLKKIYQSKQKPLTFLRYYLMASYDVELSNSFPEEEIYEWFLKHGTTEGIDRDPIKFLDDLILAADHYGKLTQGKNPDGSDNIHLKGISKIQGRFKSHLVLSLAGRFLEKSIFEKFSYYIENLSFVISVTKKTRQKDFNITRQFAYWSKKVRTIKNYDDMDDFVEENIVPQLQEVKEEFYHCLIQMSQKSLAIYRLRYLLAKIAQYVEKQTYGHSESLDFYLDKQITIEHILPQSTKLSSVHKLGNLTLLEKTINSSVSNKSYQEKLLGYRNSRIVITRSLAEKLNVGHDTQINRALEDLRLTEFRLWNDESIEKRQKILADIAMKVWGLDNL, via the coding sequence ATGTCATCAACTCCTACCATTGAATCAAGTAACTTGAGTATCAAACAATTATTTGATGCTTTCTACAGTGTCCCCGATTTTCAACGGGAATATGTTTGGCAGGAAAATGAGGTTCAAAAATTACTTCAAGATTTGTTTGAAGGATTAGGTTTAGAAGAAGGAGAAAGTAATAAGCTTGAGTATTTCTTAGGATCGATTGTTGTCTATCCAGATTATACAGATGATATCCCCACTTTTCAACTCATTGATGGTCAACAAAGATTAACAACTATCTATCTTATATTTTGTGTTCTTAGGGATTGCATTCAAGAATTTGGTAGCAGTTCAAAATCCATAGAAAGCTATTTGCAAGGGACAACTCAGAATATGGATACCGGTGAGGATGTTGATAGACCTCGATTATGCCTTCAATATGATACACATGGTAAGAAAGTTCTAGATGAATATCTACTACATAGTCGAGTCCCAGAGAAAGAACTATTGAAATCTTCAGCCTCTGCAAATAACATATTCAAAGCCTGGAAACTGATTAACAATTTCTTCTCTGAACACTTGGAGAAAGAACTTACAATTTACAGAAAAGCATCTACAGCTATTGCTAACAAGACAAAGTTAATAAGAATAGAGACTCCTGATTTAAAAAATGCATTGAAGGTTTTTGAGACAATTAATGATAGGGGTGTTGGCTTAACGCCTGTTGATTTACTAAAAAATTATCTCTTCATTCATACCTCTCGTGAAATAGATAGAAATCGTCATTGGCAAACTTTGACAAATAAGTGGGAAGAGTTTCTCAAAAAAATCTATCAAAGCAAGCAAAAACCATTGACTTTTTTGCGTTATTATTTAATGGCTAGTTATGACGTAGAATTATCCAACAGTTTTCCAGAAGAAGAGATTTATGAATGGTTTTTAAAGCATGGTACAACTGAAGGTATTGATCGAGATCCGATCAAGTTTCTTGACGATTTAATTCTAGCAGCAGATCACTATGGTAAATTAACTCAAGGCAAAAATCCTGATGGCTCAGATAATATACATCTCAAAGGGATTTCTAAAATACAAGGTAGATTCAAATCTCACTTGGTGTTATCCTTAGCAGGCCGCTTTCTAGAAAAATCAATTTTTGAAAAATTTTCATACTATATTGAAAATCTATCTTTTGTTATTTCTGTCACTAAAAAAACCAGGCAAAAAGATTTTAATATCACTAGGCAGTTTGCTTATTGGTCAAAGAAAGTTAGGACAATAAAGAATTATGATGATATGGATGATTTTGTAGAAGAAAACATTGTCCCTCAGTTACAGGAAGTCAAAGAAGAATTTTATCACTGTCTAATACAAATGTCTCAAAAGAGCTTGGCAATATATCGACTACGATATCTATTAGCCAAAATAGCTCAATACGTTGAAAAGCAAACTTATGGACATTCTGAATCTCTGGATTTTTACTTGGATAAACAAATTACTATAGAACATATATTACCTCAGTCTACCAAACTCTCTTCTGTTCATAAGCTAGGTAATTTAACTTTGCTAGAAAAAACGATTAATAGTTCAGTTTCTAACAAGTCGTATCAAGAAAAACTACTAGGATATAGAAATTCTAGAATAGTAATAACTCGTTCCTTAGCAGAGAAACTTAATGTAGGTCATGATACTCAGATCAACCGTGCATTAGAAGATTTACGTTTAACAGAGTTTAGATTATGGAATGATGAATCTATTGAAAAGCGTCAGAAAATACTAGCTGACATTGCCATGAAAGTCTGGGGATTAGATAATCTTTAA
- the rfbB gene encoding dTDP-glucose 4,6-dehydratase, with amino-acid sequence MENRNPRRLLVTGGAGFIGSNFVQYWCDRYPEDHIVVLDALTYAGNLANLEPVKEHPQFRFVQGDIGDRSLIDQLLAEESIDTVAHFAAESHVDRSILGPGAFVQTNVIGTFTLLEAFRQHYPTLPDQKGLFLHVSTDEVYGSLGPNDPAFQETTPYAPNSPYSASKAGSDHLVRAYYHTYNLPTIITNCSNNYGPYQFPEKLIPLMAINTLIGKNLPVYGDGQNIRDWLYVIDHCSALDVVIHQGKPGETYNVGGNNEVKNIDLVTILCDVMDELAPQFPVRPCRNLITFVKDRLGHDRRYAIDATKIKTELGWQPSVTVEEGLRQTLKWYLDNQEWWQPLLSQEYQDYYRKVYEG; translated from the coding sequence ATGGAAAATCGTAATCCTCGTCGTCTTTTGGTCACTGGTGGTGCGGGGTTTATTGGCTCGAATTTTGTCCAATATTGGTGCGATCGCTACCCGGAAGACCACATAGTTGTATTAGATGCACTTACCTATGCGGGGAATTTGGCGAATTTAGAGCCAGTTAAGGAGCATCCTCAGTTTCGATTTGTACAAGGGGATATCGGCGATCGCTCCCTGATTGACCAACTCTTAGCCGAAGAGAGCATTGATACCGTTGCCCATTTTGCCGCCGAATCCCATGTAGACCGCTCCATCCTTGGCCCAGGGGCGTTTGTGCAAACCAATGTCATCGGCACCTTTACCCTCCTAGAAGCCTTCCGCCAGCATTATCCTACCCTACCTGACCAAAAAGGGCTATTTTTGCACGTCTCTACGGATGAAGTCTACGGTTCTTTGGGGCCCAACGATCCAGCGTTTCAAGAAACCACGCCCTATGCTCCCAACAGTCCCTATTCTGCCTCGAAAGCAGGGAGCGATCACTTAGTTCGTGCCTATTATCATACCTATAATTTACCGACTATTATTACCAATTGCTCCAATAATTATGGGCCCTATCAGTTCCCAGAAAAACTGATTCCCTTAATGGCGATCAATACTTTAATCGGCAAAAATCTACCCGTTTATGGCGATGGGCAAAATATCCGAGACTGGCTCTATGTGATTGACCATTGCAGTGCCTTAGATGTGGTTATTCATCAAGGGAAACCAGGAGAAACGTACAATGTGGGGGGGAATAATGAAGTCAAAAATATTGACTTGGTGACCATTTTATGTGATGTCATGGATGAACTCGCGCCCCAGTTTCCCGTTCGTCCCTGTCGCAACCTGATTACCTTTGTTAAAGATAGACTCGGCCACGATCGCCGCTACGCGATCGATGCCACTAAAATTAAAACCGAACTCGGTTGGCAACCCTCCGTTACCGTCGAGGAAGGATTGCGTCAAACCCTAAAATGGTACTTAGACAATCAAGAGTGGTGGCAGCCTCTCTTATCCCAAGAATATCAGGACTATTACCGCAAAGTTTACGAAGGGTAA
- a CDS encoding bifunctional heptose 7-phosphate kinase/heptose 1-phosphate adenyltransferase yields MTLPADLIRQFKQSQTRLTDLIDRFSQAKVLVVGDLTLDEFLTGQVERLSREAPVVILRHEETRQIPGGGANAVYNLAKLGGQVKAVGIVGKDDQGQALRGIFEEAGINTQGILVDETRPTVTKTRISGHARQSVTQQIVRIDRKSDRLLDLPLQQALAQYIQSQLDQVDGVICSDYGDGVFRTQPDGTLSPVIPAVLGHQRVMVDAQKDLPRYQGVTLFTPNLPEAEQAVGYAINSHERLIQAGEDLLKITQASHMLITRGDEGMSLFTPQKPMVHIPAFNRRQVFDVTGAGDTVIAAVSLALCVGASFWEATVLGNLAASLVVRQFGTATTQGEEMKQALADMLDNEAADRE; encoded by the coding sequence ATGACCTTACCCGCCGACCTCATTAGGCAATTCAAACAGAGCCAAACCCGTTTAACCGATCTTATTGATCGCTTCAGCCAAGCGAAAGTGCTAGTTGTTGGTGATTTGACCCTAGATGAATTTCTCACGGGTCAAGTAGAACGGCTCTCGAGAGAAGCCCCTGTGGTGATTTTGCGCCATGAGGAAACCCGCCAAATTCCTGGAGGGGGAGCCAACGCCGTCTATAATTTGGCGAAATTGGGGGGTCAAGTTAAGGCAGTGGGTATCGTGGGGAAAGATGACCAAGGCCAGGCCCTACGGGGGATTTTTGAGGAGGCGGGCATTAATACCCAAGGAATTTTAGTCGATGAAACCCGGCCAACGGTGACCAAAACTCGCATTTCTGGCCATGCTCGTCAGTCTGTAACGCAGCAAATTGTGCGCATCGATCGCAAATCGGATCGGTTGCTAGACTTGCCTTTACAACAAGCATTAGCTCAGTATATCCAATCTCAGTTAGACCAAGTCGATGGGGTGATTTGTTCGGACTATGGCGATGGAGTCTTTCGGACTCAACCTGATGGGACGCTCTCTCCTGTAATTCCAGCCGTGTTAGGCCACCAGCGGGTGATGGTGGATGCACAGAAGGATTTGCCACGCTACCAGGGCGTGACCTTGTTTACTCCCAATTTACCAGAGGCAGAACAGGCGGTGGGTTATGCGATTAATTCTCATGAGCGATTAATCCAAGCGGGGGAAGATTTGTTAAAAATAACTCAGGCTAGTCATATGCTGATTACTCGCGGGGATGAGGGGATGAGCTTGTTTACGCCCCAAAAACCGATGGTTCATATTCCCGCGTTTAATCGTCGCCAGGTGTTTGATGTAACTGGGGCTGGGGATACGGTAATTGCAGCCGTATCTTTGGCGTTGTGTGTGGGCGCTTCGTTCTGGGAGGCAACGGTTTTGGGTAATTTGGCGGCTTCTTTGGTCGTGCGCCAGTTTGGAACAGCAACTACTCAGGGTGAAGAGATGAAACAGGCTTTAGCGGATATGCTGGACAATGAAGCGGCTGATAGGGAATAG
- a CDS encoding peptidylprolyl isomerase has product MIHILKSLFKTTLLFFLVLTCWVGLSTPTQAAPDRESRLPGGDAITEGDAILRYALPIDNDTIFKIQGDIESIIAPIRGRRWSAATSSLSEANFLLSTRREKILASIAEDRRSEAQEALEQLSTDLNILREQVAEQDKTAAFETQKSCLSEVETLENLMVQGFPYEVPSEYSALPQLKGRATVEIETKKGSLTVVVDGYNAPVTAGNFVDLVSRGFYDGLPITRADEFYVLQLGDPPGPENGFVDPATGEERTIPLEIRVKSEVEPIYEFTLEEIGLYREEPVLPFSAYGTLGMARPDNDPNGGSSQFFFFLFEPELTPAGLNLLDGEYAVFGYVVDGEDVLPELKKGDRITSMKVIKGMENFLPG; this is encoded by the coding sequence ATGATCCATATCCTAAAGTCCTTATTCAAGACCACCTTGCTGTTTTTCCTCGTCCTAACCTGTTGGGTAGGACTGAGTACCCCTACCCAAGCGGCTCCTGACCGAGAAAGTCGCCTCCCTGGAGGAGATGCCATTACCGAGGGCGATGCCATTCTGCGCTATGCTCTGCCCATTGATAATGACACCATTTTCAAGATCCAAGGGGATATTGAATCGATTATTGCTCCGATTCGGGGAAGACGCTGGAGTGCAGCAACTTCTAGCCTCAGTGAAGCCAACTTTTTGTTATCTACCCGTAGGGAAAAGATTTTAGCCAGCATTGCCGAAGATCGCCGCTCTGAAGCTCAAGAAGCTCTAGAACAATTGAGCACCGACCTCAATATCCTTCGGGAGCAAGTCGCGGAACAAGACAAAACCGCCGCCTTTGAGACCCAAAAAAGTTGCCTCTCTGAGGTGGAAACTCTAGAAAATCTGATGGTGCAAGGGTTTCCCTATGAAGTCCCCTCTGAATATAGTGCCCTACCTCAATTGAAAGGACGAGCAACGGTAGAAATTGAAACTAAAAAAGGAAGCTTAACGGTTGTCGTTGATGGTTATAATGCGCCGGTAACGGCTGGAAACTTTGTGGATCTAGTGTCTAGGGGATTTTATGATGGTTTACCCATTACCCGGGCGGACGAATTCTATGTGTTGCAACTTGGCGATCCTCCTGGCCCAGAAAATGGGTTTGTAGACCCTGCAACCGGAGAGGAACGCACAATTCCTTTAGAAATTAGAGTTAAAAGTGAAGTCGAACCGATTTATGAGTTTACGTTAGAAGAAATTGGACTCTACCGTGAAGAGCCAGTTTTACCCTTCTCTGCTTATGGAACCCTAGGTATGGCTCGCCCAGATAACGATCCGAATGGAGGTTCGTCTCAGTTTTTCTTCTTCCTCTTTGAACCGGAATTAACCCCTGCGGGCTTAAATCTCTTGGATGGTGAGTATGCAGTATTTGGGTATGTTGTTGACGGTGAGGACGTGTTGCCTGAACTGAAAAAAGGCGATCGCATTACTTCAATGAAAGTGATTAAAGGCATGGAGAATTTCTTACCTGGATAG
- a CDS encoding prephenate/arogenate dehydrogenase has protein sequence MKVGIIGLGLIGGSLGLALRSLGWEVLGTSRNPRTCEAAVAQGVVDRASVELSQVSPAEIIFICTPIGLIVPIAQQLVPLLSPATIVTDVGSVKTPIVESLAPICPNFVGGHPMAGTAEQGLGAAQFGLFEDRPYVLTPTPTTPPESLGQVTEIVRSLRSRVYHCSPQEHDRAVALISHLPVFASAGLITTCSDPSLDTVRDLAQKLASSGFADTSRVGGGNPELGRMMAEYNRDALRASLLSYRQNLDRVLTWIEDENWAAIDEYLHKTQQERPSFL, from the coding sequence ATGAAAGTAGGCATTATTGGTTTAGGGTTAATTGGTGGGTCGTTAGGATTAGCTTTGCGATCGCTCGGTTGGGAAGTTTTGGGTACTAGTCGTAATCCGCGTACCTGTGAGGCAGCCGTGGCACAAGGGGTTGTGGATCGAGCTAGCGTTGAGTTGAGCCAAGTCAGCCCAGCGGAGATTATTTTTATTTGTACTCCTATCGGTCTGATTGTACCGATTGCTCAACAATTGGTTCCTTTGCTCTCTCCGGCCACAATTGTAACGGATGTCGGGTCGGTTAAAACGCCAATTGTTGAGTCCCTTGCCCCAATTTGTCCCAATTTTGTGGGTGGTCATCCCATGGCAGGAACCGCCGAACAAGGGTTAGGAGCAGCCCAGTTCGGGTTATTTGAAGATCGTCCCTATGTTCTTACTCCGACTCCAACTACCCCACCAGAGTCTTTGGGGCAGGTGACGGAAATTGTGCGATCGCTGCGATCGAGAGTCTATCATTGTTCTCCCCAAGAACACGATCGCGCAGTGGCTTTGATTTCCCATTTACCCGTTTTCGCCAGTGCTGGATTAATTACGACTTGTAGCGATCCATCTTTGGACACTGTGCGAGATTTAGCCCAAAAACTCGCCAGTTCCGGCTTTGCTGATACCAGTCGGGTAGGAGGAGGCAATCCAGAGTTAGGTCGAATGATGGCAGAATACAACCGAGATGCTCTGAGAGCATCTCTCTTAAGTTATCGCCAAAATTTAGATCGAGTTCTCACTTGGATTGAAGACGAAAATTGGGCCGCCATTGATGAGTATTTACACAAAACTCAACAAGAGCGACCCAGTTTTTTGTAG
- a CDS encoding pentapeptide repeat-containing protein: protein MDEEEVLNRYETGERDFMGILLTEANLSGVNLSDANFSGANLCVANLSGANLQSADLSKAKLNVARLSGCNLTKANFNRAILNVANLVRADLSGASLVQAGLIRAELIRAQLSNANLSRANLTGADLREATLRQANLSGANLSEVDLRGTSMIAANLEGANLHGTDLGRADLSGSDLRDADLRHANLSRANLSGANLSGANLRWVDLSGTNLSWADLSEAKLSGTNLIGADLSNANLVNSSLVHADLTQSNLIQVEWSGADLSGATLTGAKLHGVSRFGLKTDGMACEWVDLSPDGDHTQVYHFTSEEFKQFFNPTPPTVSITVDAQLDHAASFVLAGFYYQIAGQYPGMNHPPSIKVGYRRTTLIFRLDRDEELLPIAYLAILPFKDSTVTQRNITEVMEIIRSPDMEDYLTIRDRKRIKQISKSLSQVMSRVVRVKVGGDLPKPPGAQEFFAMPTQVSLTNSSDRSLNIYYHPSFGKRLVDSAAYFQTSETTTMKMQQLSVPTAEVVADFIRGFYVLEKLGNS, encoded by the coding sequence ATGGATGAAGAGGAAGTGCTTAATCGGTACGAAACCGGAGAAAGAGATTTCATGGGCATCTTGCTCACGGAAGCGAACCTGAGTGGGGTTAATTTGAGCGATGCCAACTTTAGTGGTGCTAACCTCTGTGTGGCTAACCTCAGTGGCGCTAACCTGCAAAGTGCCGATCTGAGCAAAGCTAAACTGAATGTTGCTCGGCTCAGTGGTTGTAATCTGACCAAAGCCAATTTCAACCGGGCTATCCTTAATGTAGCGAATTTAGTACGTGCCGATCTCAGTGGGGCAAGTTTAGTTCAAGCGGGACTGATTCGAGCCGAACTGATTCGCGCTCAACTGAGTAACGCGAACCTCAGTAGAGCCAACCTAACTGGAGCGGATTTGCGAGAAGCCACCCTACGTCAAGCCAATCTCAGTGGTGCGAATCTGAGTGAAGTAGATTTGCGTGGCACATCCATGATTGCAGCGAATCTCGAAGGGGCAAATCTCCATGGAACTGATCTAGGACGGGCTGATTTAAGTGGTTCAGACTTGCGTGATGCCGATTTACGCCATGCTAACCTTAGCCGGGCGAATTTAAGTGGTGCAAATTTAAGTGGTGCGAATCTGCGCTGGGTGGATTTGAGTGGAACCAATCTCAGTTGGGCTGATTTGAGTGAAGCGAAGTTGAGTGGAACGAATTTAATTGGCGCGGATTTAAGCAATGCGAATTTGGTCAATTCTAGTTTGGTTCATGCAGATTTGACCCAATCGAATTTGATTCAAGTCGAATGGAGTGGTGCAGATTTGAGCGGCGCGACTTTAACCGGGGCCAAGCTTCATGGGGTATCCCGATTTGGTTTAAAAACCGATGGTATGGCCTGCGAATGGGTGGATTTGAGTCCGGATGGAGATCATACCCAGGTTTATCATTTTACGTCTGAAGAATTTAAGCAGTTTTTCAACCCTACTCCGCCTACAGTCAGTATTACGGTAGATGCTCAACTTGACCATGCAGCGAGTTTTGTTTTAGCAGGGTTCTATTATCAGATTGCTGGGCAATATCCGGGGATGAATCATCCTCCAAGCATTAAGGTGGGCTATCGCCGCACTACGTTGATTTTCCGTTTAGATCGGGATGAAGAGCTGTTGCCGATCGCCTATTTGGCCATTTTACCGTTTAAGGATAGTACCGTCACTCAACGCAATATTACGGAAGTCATGGAGATTATCCGTTCTCCAGATATGGAGGATTATTTGACGATTCGAGACCGAAAACGAATTAAGCAAATCAGTAAGTCTCTCAGTCAAGTCATGAGTCGAGTGGTACGGGTGAAAGTAGGTGGCGATCTGCCTAAACCCCCAGGTGCGCAAGAGTTTTTTGCCATGCCAACTCAGGTGAGCTTGACCAATTCGAGCGATCGATCCCTGAATATTTATTATCATCCGTCTTTTGGTAAGCGTTTGGTTGATTCGGCTGCTTATTTTCAGACGAGTGAAACTACTACGATGAAAATGCAACAGTTGTCTGTACCTACGGCGGAAGTAGTAGCGGATTTTATTCGCGGGTTTTATGTTTTGGAGAAGCTAGGGAATAGTTAA
- a CDS encoding translation initiation factor: MASKSKSKSGDRFVYQEFGYDGDTEDRDSVELDVAPNQQNLKVEVSRKGRKGKTVTVVQGFQHSQETLSALLKQLKTHCGAGGTLKEATVEIQGDHGQKVMTFLSQKGYKVKRSGG, from the coding sequence ATGGCCTCTAAGAGTAAGTCAAAATCGGGCGATCGCTTTGTTTATCAAGAGTTTGGCTATGATGGGGATACCGAGGATCGAGACTCAGTAGAGCTTGATGTCGCGCCTAATCAACAAAATCTTAAGGTAGAAGTATCTCGCAAAGGACGCAAAGGGAAAACCGTTACTGTGGTGCAAGGGTTTCAACATTCCCAGGAAACGTTGTCTGCTCTCTTGAAGCAATTGAAAACTCACTGTGGCGCTGGAGGAACCCTGAAGGAGGCAACTGTAGAAATTCAAGGGGATCATGGACAGAAAGTGATGACTTTCTTATCACAGAAAGGATATAAAGTCAAGCGTTCTGGGGGTTGA
- a CDS encoding HEAT repeat domain-containing protein, which produces MTASSLKELKIQLDSDSLRDRKLALLALRNFSPKKAMPLLKKALQDRNQQVRSMAIFALGVKPTEESFSLLVNLLETDPDYGIRADSAGALGYLRDLRAFEPLVRAFYEDPDWLVRFSAAVSLGNLRDQRAHDVLLQALDSAEVLIQQAAIAALGEIKDLSAVSDILRFAGSEDWLVRQRLAEALGHLPCSKSQSALKYLAKDPHPNVAQAAALALDNLSFSQINPQNA; this is translated from the coding sequence ATGACTGCTTCCAGCTTAAAAGAACTGAAGATCCAACTCGATAGTGATAGTCTTCGCGATCGCAAGCTGGCTCTGTTGGCACTACGCAATTTCTCCCCAAAGAAAGCGATGCCATTGCTAAAAAAAGCACTTCAAGATCGCAATCAGCAAGTGCGCTCTATGGCTATTTTTGCCCTAGGGGTTAAGCCCACAGAAGAATCTTTTTCGCTGCTCGTCAATCTTTTAGAAACCGATCCTGATTATGGTATTCGAGCTGATTCTGCTGGTGCTTTAGGCTATTTGCGGGATTTAAGGGCCTTTGAACCTCTAGTGCGAGCTTTTTATGAAGACCCCGATTGGTTGGTGCGTTTTAGTGCGGCGGTTTCCCTAGGTAATCTACGAGATCAACGGGCCCATGATGTATTATTACAAGCTTTAGACAGTGCAGAAGTGCTCATTCAACAGGCTGCGATCGCCGCTTTAGGGGAAATTAAAGATCTGAGTGCCGTTAGCGACATTTTGAGATTTGCAGGCTCAGAAGATTGGCTCGTCCGTCAGCGTCTAGCGGAAGCCTTAGGCCATTTACCCTGTAGTAAAAGTCAATCCGCCCTCAAATACCTTGCCAAAGACCCCCACCCCAATGTAGCCCAGGCGGCAGCCTTAGCCCTAGACAATCTTTCCTTTTCCCAAATCAACCCCCAGAACGCTTGA
- a CDS encoding DUF3011 domain-containing protein, with protein sequence MLTNPTMRRVLQSCLTAALSSSVMVGISAINMQPATAQRPPQSVRCESRDAQPANCPVDTRNGVTLVEQYSTASCIGNWGFGNGFVWVRNGCRARFETNYAQNPGGGGFFGPPGVDYNDPVRRGSRERVTVTSGIYNNQGDRIRTVYRGEPIIVNWRNTFYYGRQEYVRVRTQDDLVGWMTVGGNYRQ encoded by the coding sequence ATGCTGACTAACCCAACTATGCGTCGAGTCCTCCAATCTTGTCTTACAGCGGCTTTATCCTCTAGTGTGATGGTAGGCATAAGCGCCATCAACATGCAACCCGCCACTGCCCAAAGACCCCCTCAATCTGTACGCTGTGAAAGTCGCGATGCTCAACCGGCTAACTGCCCCGTCGATACTCGTAATGGGGTAACGTTAGTGGAACAATATTCCACCGCCTCTTGCATAGGAAATTGGGGGTTTGGTAATGGATTTGTTTGGGTAAGAAATGGGTGTCGAGCGCGGTTTGAAACCAATTATGCCCAAAACCCTGGGGGCGGCGGTTTTTTTGGTCCTCCAGGAGTGGATTATAACGATCCGGTGCGTCGAGGTTCCCGCGAACGAGTCACAGTTACTTCGGGCATTTACAATAATCAGGGCGATCGCATCCGCACCGTTTATCGAGGCGAACCGATCATTGTTAACTGGAGAAATACTTTTTACTACGGTCGCCAAGAATATGTACGAGTTCGCACCCAAGACGACTTGGTGGGCTGGATGACTGTCGGTGGCAATTATAGACAATAG